One region of Triticum aestivum cultivar Chinese Spring chromosome 6B, IWGSC CS RefSeq v2.1, whole genome shotgun sequence genomic DNA includes:
- the LOC123139971 gene encoding divinyl chlorophyllide a 8-vinyl-reductase, chloroplastic — protein sequence MAALLLPVSSRLPKSTAIASAPRPTPRFISFPLTTAKACRRRGGCSILASSSAMPPSPAAAQPFRSLPPSETTVLVTGATGYIGRFVVRELLRRGHRVVAVARPRSGVRGKNSPDEVVSDLAPARVVFSDVTDPAALLADLSPTYGPVHAAVCCLASRGGGVRDSWRVDYRATLHTLQAARSLGAAHFVLLSAVCVQRPLLEFQRAKLRFEAELAAEAARDPGFTYSVVRPTAFFKSLGGQVEAVKKGNPYVMFGDGKLCACKPISEEDLASFIADCIFDREKANKVLPIGGPGKALTPLEQGEMLFRLLGREPRFIRVPIQIMDGVIWVLDGLAKVFPGLEDAAEFGKIGRYYASESMLVLDPETGEYSDEKTPSYGKDTLEHFFEKVIREGMAGQELGEQTIF from the coding sequence ATGGCCGCCCTTCTCCTCCCAGTCTCCTCCCGCCTCCCCAAGAGCACGGCCATCGCCTCCGCTCCCCGCCCCACACCGCGCTTCATCTCCTTCCCCCTCACAACCGCCAAGGCCTGCCGCCGCCGCGGGGGATGTAGTATCCTCGCCTCCTCCTCTGCGATGCCGCCCTCCCCGGCCGCGGCCCAGCCTTTCCGCTCCCTGCCCCCCTCCGAGACCACCGTCCTCGTCACCGGCGCCACGGGCTACATCGGCCGCTTCGTCGTCCGCGAGCTGCTCCGCCGcggccaccgcgtcgtcgccgtcgcccgcccgcGCAGCGGCGTCCGCGGCAAGAACTCCCCCGACGAGGTCGTCTCCGACCTCGCCCCCGCCCGCGTCGTCTTCTCCGACGTCACCGACCCGGCCGCCCTCCTCGCGGACCTCTCGCCGACATACGGCCCCGTGCACGCCGCGGTCTGCTGCCTCGCCAgccgcggcggcggggtgcgggacTCGTGGCGCGTCGACTACCGCGCCACGCTCCACACCCTGCAGGCCGCGCGCAGCCTCGGCGCCGCCCACTTCGTGCTCCTCTCCGCCGTCTGCGTCCAGAGGCCGCTCCTCGAGTTCCAGCGCGCCAAGCTCAGGTTCGAGGCCGAGCTCGCCGCCGAGGCGGCCCGGGACCCGGGCTTCACCTACAGCGTCGTCCGCCCCACCGCCTTCTTCAAGAGCCTCGGCGGCCAGGTCGAGGCCGTCAAGAAGGGCAACCCCTACGTCATGTTCGGCGACGGCAAGCTCTGCGCCTGCAAGCCCATCAGCGAGGAGGACCTCGCCTCCTTCATCGCGGACTGCATCTTCGACCGGGAGAAGGCCAACAAGGTGCTTCCGATCGGAGGGCCGGGGAAGGCCCTCACGCCGCTGGAGCAAGGGGAGATGCTGTTCCGGCTGCTCGGGCGCGAGCCCAGGTTCATCAGGGTGCCCATCCAGATCATGGATGGTGTCATCTGGGTGCTCGATGGACTGGCCAAGGTGTTCCCGGGGCTCGAGGATGCCGCCGAGTTCGGCAAGATTGGGAGGTACTACGCGTCGGAGAGCATGCTGGTGCTGGATCCCGAGACCGGGGAGTACAGCGACGAGAAGACGCCGAGCTATGGCAAGGACACGCTCGAGCACTTCTTCGAGAAGGTGATAAGGGAAGGAATGGCCGGGCAGGAGCTAGGCGAGCAGACCATCTTCTAG